The following nucleotide sequence is from Pseudomonas sessilinigenes.
ACAGTGCCAGGCCGACGAAGGCCACCATCACGACGAGGGTGCCCAGGCCACGAATCATCCCGATATCCATCTAGATCACCGTTTGCTTTTGATGATGGTGCCCAGGCCTTGCAGATAGGCCACCAGCGCGTCCATTTCGGTCTTGCCCTTCACAGCATCCTTGGCACCGGCGATGTCTTCATCGGTGTAGGGAACGCCGAGCGTGCGCAGGACTTCCATTTTTTTCGCGGTGTCTTTGCCGTCGAGCTTGTTTTCTACGAGGAACGGATAGGCCGGCATTTTCGACTCGGGGACAACGTTGCGCGGGTTGTACAAGTGCGCGCGTTGCCAGTCATCGGAGTAGCGGCCGCCGACGCGGGCCAGGTCAGGGCCGGTGCGCTTGGAACCCCACAGGAATGGGTGATCCCAGACGCTTTCACCAGCGACCGAATAGTGGCCATAACGTTCGGTTTCGGCACGGAACGGACGGATCATCTGCGAGTGGCAGCCGACACAGCCGTTGGCGATGTACACATCACGACCTTCCAGTTCCAGCGCGGTGCGTGGCTTCATGCCTTCCACCGGCTTGTTGGTGACGTCCTGGAAGAACAGCGGGACGATCTGGGTCAGGCCGCCGATACTGACGGCGATGACCATGAAGAAGGCCAGTAGGCCAATGTTCTTCTCGACTACTTCATGCTTCATCAGTGAGCTCCAACTACAGCGATCTGAGCAGCGGCTTCAGCTTCAGCCGGGTTAGAGGCGCGAACGGTGCGGAACACGTTGTACGCCATGATCAGCATGCCGCCGGCGAAGAACGCGCCGCCCAGGGCGCGAACGATGAAGCCCGGGTGGCTGGCTTGCAGCGCTTCGACGAAGGAGTAGGTGAGGGTGCCGTCATCGTTGATTGCACGCCACATCAGGCCCTGGGTGATGCCGTTGACCCACATCGAGGCGATGTAGAGCACGGTACCGATGGTAGCCAGCCAGAAGTGGGTATTGATCAGGCCGATGCTGTGCATCTGCTGACGACCGAAGACTTTCGGGATCAGGTGGTACAGGGCGCCGATCGAAATCATCGCTACCCAGCCCAGGGCGCCGGCGTGTACGTGGCCGATGGTCCAGTCGGTGTAGTGGGACAGCGAGTTGACGGTCTTGATGGCCATCATCGGGCCTTCGAAGGTCGACATGCCGTAGAACGCCAGGGATACCACCAGGAACCGCAGGATCGGGTCGGTGCGCAGCTTATGCCAGGCGCCCGAGAGGGTCATCATGCCGTTGATCATGCCGCCCCAGCTCGGAGCCAGCAGGATGATCGACATGGCCATGCCCAGGGACTGGGCCCAGTCCGGCAGCGCGGTGTAGTGCAGGTGGTGCGGACCGGCCCAGATGTACAGGGTGATCAGCGCCCAGAAGTGCACGATGGACAGGCGATAGGAGTAGATCGGACGCTCGGCCTGCTTGGGTACGAAGTAGTACATCATCCCCAGGAAGCCGGTGGTCAGGAAGAAGCCCACGGCGTTGTGGCCGTACCACCACTGGATCATCGCGTCGGTCGCACCGGCGTAGGCCGAGTAGGACTTGAAGAAGCTGACCGGCAGGGAGGCGTGGTTGACGATGTGCAGCATCGCGGTCACCAC
It contains:
- the ccoN gene encoding cytochrome-c oxidase, cbb3-type subunit I; its protein translation is MSTAISPTAYNYKVVRQFAIMTVVWGILGMGLGVFIASQLVWPELNFGLPWTTFGRLRPLHTNLVIFAFGGCALFATSYYVVQRTCQTRLISDSLAAFTFWGWQAVIVGAIVTLPLGYTTTKEYAELEWPLAILLAIVWVTYGLVFFGTITKRKTKHIYVGNWFYGAFIVVTAMLHIVNHASLPVSFFKSYSAYAGATDAMIQWWYGHNAVGFFLTTGFLGMMYYFVPKQAERPIYSYRLSIVHFWALITLYIWAGPHHLHYTALPDWAQSLGMAMSIILLAPSWGGMINGMMTLSGAWHKLRTDPILRFLVVSLAFYGMSTFEGPMMAIKTVNSLSHYTDWTIGHVHAGALGWVAMISIGALYHLIPKVFGRQQMHSIGLINTHFWLATIGTVLYIASMWVNGITQGLMWRAINDDGTLTYSFVEALQASHPGFIVRALGGAFFAGGMLIMAYNVFRTVRASNPAEAEAAAQIAVVGAH
- the ccoO gene encoding cytochrome-c oxidase, cbb3-type subunit II gives rise to the protein MKHEVVEKNIGLLAFFMVIAVSIGGLTQIVPLFFQDVTNKPVEGMKPRTALELEGRDVYIANGCVGCHSQMIRPFRAETERYGHYSVAGESVWDHPFLWGSKRTGPDLARVGGRYSDDWQRAHLYNPRNVVPESKMPAYPFLVENKLDGKDTAKKMEVLRTLGVPYTDEDIAGAKDAVKGKTEMDALVAYLQGLGTIIKSKR